The Amblyomma americanum isolate KBUSLIRL-KWMA chromosome 6, ASM5285725v1, whole genome shotgun sequence genome has a window encoding:
- the LOC144095218 gene encoding tetraspanin-33-like: protein MASKASQGAAQHETPHNLNLSGDQQVEGDKSLSTTTQVHARPRARGVIVGVNLTVVLLALVALWCATYSFAVRPSNRNSLLYTLLNKSFLFTLFMHLDALIIALSVASGTVAAFGLVGALRENIIVLEVYQSLIAFLIVANSVLAIAGALGPQSARDHIKESAYVEFIQGYRRSEYFQHLIDALQSSMDCCGFSTENFRDWDRNEYFRCVQGNPSRERCSVPHSCCRSRVLSVNDSELVQAPRFCGRGVLLMEDQEAWRRVYTRSCADAALTYVMDNLVVFVGVGMVLNMLMLGMLATSILLQDQIRTITAIYDAYYKAVNEGQEAMEEAGVIKLPQRPLEQPPEKPAV, encoded by the coding sequence ATGGCGAGCAAGGCATCGCAAGGCGCGGCGCAGCATGAGACGCCCCACAACCTGAACCTTTCAGGCGACCAGCAGGTGGAAGGCGACAAGAGCCTCTCCACGACCACCCAGGTGCACGCCCGCCCCAGGGCACGTGGCGTCATCGTGGGTGTGAACCTGACCGTCGTGCTTCTGGCGCTCGTCGCACTCTGGTGCGCCACGTACTCCTTCGCGGTGCGGCCGTCGAACCGTAACAGCCTCCTGTACACCCTGCTGAACAAGTCCTTCCTCTTCACCCTGTTCATGCACCTGGACGCCCTCATCATCGCCCTCAGCGTGGCCTCGGGCACGGTCGCCGCCTTCGGCCTGGTGGGGGCACTGCGCGAGAACATCATCGTGCTCGAGGTCTACCAGTCCCTGATCGCCTTTCTCATAGTGGCCAACAGCGTACTTGCCATAGCGGGCGCGCTGGGGCCCCAGTCGGCCCGTGACCACATCAAGGAGAGCGCGTACGTCGAGTTCATTCAGGGCTACCGGCGCAGCGAGTACTTCCAGCACCTGATCGACGCGCTGCAGTCGTCGATGGACTGCTGCGGCTTCTCGACGGAAAACTTTCGGGACTGGGACCGAAATGAGTACTTCCGCTGCGTCCAGGGGAACCCGAGTCGCGAGCGGTGCTCTGTGCCGCACTCGTGCTGTCGTAGCCGGGTCCTGAGCGTGAACGACTCGGAGCTCGTGCAGGCGCCCAGGTTCTGCGGCCGCGGAGTGCTGCTCATGGAGGACCAGGAGGCCTGGAGGCGCGTCTACACGCGCAGCTGCGCCGACGCCGCGCTGACGTACGTCATGGACAACCTGGTGGTCTTCGTAGGCGTTGGGATGGTGCTCAACATGCTCATGCTGGGCATGCTCGCTACGTCAATTTTGCTGCAGGATCAGATCCGCACGATCACGGCCATCTACGACGCGTACTACAAGGCCGTGAACGAAGGACAGGAGGCCATGGAGGAGGCCGGCGTGATCAAGTTGCCCCAAAGGCCTCTCGAACAGCCGCCGGAGAAGCCGGCAGTTTAA